One segment of Sinorhizobium sp. BG8 DNA contains the following:
- a CDS encoding NADP-dependent isocitrate dehydrogenase — protein MKKIKVANPVVELDGDEMTRIIWQFIKDKLIHPYLDIDLEYYDLGMENRDATDDQVTIDAANAIKKHGVGVKCATITPDEARVEEFKLKKMWKSPNGTIRNILGGVIFREPIICKNVPRLVPGWTKPIIVGRHAFGDQYRATDFKFPGKGKLTMKFVGEDGKEIEYDVFDAPSAGVAMGMYNLDDSITEFARASFNYGLQRKVPVYLSTKNTILKVYDGRFKDIFQQVFDAEFAEKFKEAKIWYEHRLIDDMVASALKWSGGYVWACKNYDGDVQSDIVAQGFGSLGLMTSVLMTPDGKTVEAEAAHGTVTRHYRQHQKGEETSTNSIASIFAWTRGLAHRAKLDGNSELAKFADTLEKVCVDTVEAGFMTKDLALLIGPDQPWLSTTGFLDKIDENLRKAMAA, from the coding sequence ATGAAGAAGATTAAGGTCGCCAACCCTGTCGTCGAACTCGACGGCGACGAGATGACGCGCATCATCTGGCAGTTCATCAAGGACAAGTTGATCCACCCCTATCTCGACATCGACCTCGAATACTACGACCTCGGGATGGAAAACCGCGACGCGACCGACGACCAGGTGACGATCGACGCGGCAAACGCGATCAAGAAGCATGGTGTCGGCGTCAAGTGCGCGACCATCACTCCCGATGAGGCACGCGTCGAGGAATTCAAGCTGAAGAAGATGTGGAAGTCGCCGAACGGCACGATCCGCAACATCCTCGGCGGCGTGATCTTCCGCGAGCCGATCATCTGCAAGAACGTGCCGCGCCTCGTCCCCGGCTGGACCAAGCCGATCATCGTCGGCCGCCACGCTTTCGGTGACCAGTACCGCGCCACCGATTTCAAGTTCCCCGGCAAGGGCAAGCTGACGATGAAGTTCGTCGGCGAGGACGGCAAGGAAATCGAGTACGACGTGTTTGACGCGCCCTCGGCTGGTGTGGCCATGGGAATGTACAACCTCGACGATTCGATCACCGAATTCGCCCGCGCTTCGTTCAACTACGGCCTGCAGCGCAAGGTACCGGTCTATCTCTCGACCAAGAACACCATCCTCAAGGTTTATGACGGCCGCTTCAAAGACATCTTCCAGCAGGTCTTCGACGCCGAATTCGCCGAGAAGTTCAAGGAAGCCAAGATCTGGTACGAGCATCGCCTGATCGACGACATGGTGGCCTCCGCCCTCAAGTGGTCCGGCGGCTATGTCTGGGCCTGCAAGAACTACGACGGCGACGTGCAGTCGGACATCGTCGCGCAGGGCTTCGGCTCGCTCGGCCTGATGACCTCGGTTCTGATGACGCCGGATGGCAAGACAGTCGAAGCCGAAGCCGCTCACGGCACGGTCACCCGTCACTACCGCCAGCACCAGAAGGGCGAGGAAACGTCCACCAACTCGATCGCCTCGATCTTCGCCTGGACCCGCGGCCTCGCGCACCGCGCCAAGCTCGACGGCAACTCCGAACTGGCGAAGTTCGCCGACACCCTCGAAAAGGTCTGCGTCGACACCGTCGAGGCCGGCTTCATGACCAAGGACCTCGCGCTGCTCATCGGTCCGGATCAGCCGTGGCTCTCCACCACCGGCTTCCTCGACAAGATCGACGAGAACCTGCGCAAGGCGATGGCCGCCTAA